One Actinoplanes missouriensis 431 DNA segment encodes these proteins:
- a CDS encoding extracellular solute-binding protein — translation MKRRNFLTLSAGAAAGAALAACGSSGPSESTTGTGSGAEASYWFLSGPPGEPIRQGAVDRFNKANSGGQIKVTTFQNDAYKDKLKTALGAGQAPSIIWGWGGGGLKSYVDNNQVDDLTDWFAQNAAVKDRLFPASFGPATINDKIYAMPCETVQPIVMFYNKEVFEKNKLTPPETWGQVMELVPKLNAAGVAPFSLGGQSRWTNMMWLEFLFDRIGGPEVFQAVFDGEANAWNNPASLKGLTEIQNLIKANGFVKGFSSITADSNADQALLYRGKAAMMLHGSWSYGIISAEGGSFIKDGKLGYMSFPTVEGGTGDPSNTVGNAGQFLSIYSKASDAQKETAKNFFKSLLDDTEQQGWIETGGVPIVKGADAKLAASPDKDFLNFIYQVSSNAKYFGQSWDQALSPTAAETLLDNIAKLFQMQISPQQFADNMNQVIGK, via the coding sequence GTGAAACGCAGGAATTTCTTGACCCTCTCCGCCGGAGCCGCGGCGGGTGCCGCCCTCGCCGCGTGTGGCAGTTCCGGTCCCTCCGAGAGCACCACCGGCACCGGTTCCGGCGCCGAGGCGAGCTACTGGTTCCTCAGCGGCCCACCCGGTGAGCCGATCCGCCAGGGCGCGGTCGACCGGTTCAACAAGGCGAACTCCGGCGGCCAGATCAAGGTCACCACGTTCCAGAACGACGCCTACAAGGACAAGCTGAAGACCGCGCTCGGCGCCGGCCAGGCCCCCAGCATCATCTGGGGCTGGGGCGGCGGCGGCCTCAAGAGCTACGTCGACAACAACCAGGTCGACGACCTCACCGACTGGTTCGCGCAGAACGCCGCGGTCAAGGACCGGCTCTTCCCGGCCTCGTTCGGCCCGGCCACGATCAACGACAAGATCTACGCGATGCCGTGCGAGACGGTCCAGCCGATCGTCATGTTCTACAACAAAGAGGTCTTCGAGAAGAACAAGCTCACCCCGCCGGAGACCTGGGGCCAGGTGATGGAGCTGGTGCCGAAGCTGAACGCGGCCGGCGTCGCGCCGTTCTCGCTCGGCGGCCAGTCCCGCTGGACCAACATGATGTGGCTGGAGTTCCTCTTCGACCGCATCGGCGGACCCGAGGTGTTCCAGGCCGTCTTCGACGGCGAGGCCAACGCGTGGAACAACCCGGCGTCGCTCAAGGGCCTCACCGAGATCCAGAACCTGATCAAGGCGAACGGCTTCGTCAAGGGCTTCTCCTCGATCACCGCCGACTCCAACGCCGACCAGGCGCTGCTCTACCGGGGCAAGGCGGCCATGATGCTGCACGGCTCCTGGTCCTACGGCATCATCTCGGCCGAGGGCGGCAGCTTCATCAAGGACGGCAAGCTCGGCTACATGAGCTTCCCGACCGTCGAGGGCGGCACCGGCGACCCGAGCAACACCGTCGGCAACGCCGGCCAGTTCCTCTCGATCTACTCGAAGGCCAGTGACGCGCAGAAGGAGACCGCGAAGAACTTCTTCAAGAGCCTCCTCGACGACACCGAGCAGCAGGGCTGGATCGAGACCGGTGGCGTGCCGATCGTCAAGGGCGCGGACGCCAAGCTCGCCGCCTCGCCGGACAAGGACTTCCTGAACTTCATCTACCAGGTGTCCAGCAACGCGAAGTACTTCGGCCAGTCCTGGGACCAGGCGCTGAGCCCGACGGCCGCCGAGACGCTACTCGACAACATCGCGAAGCTGTTCCAGATGCAGATCTCCCCGCAGCAGTTCGCCGACAACATGAACCAGGTCATCGGCAAATGA
- a CDS encoding carbohydrate ABC transporter permease: MTIAPPVVHTAPPAASSGGRSGSVTWMAWPAVVAFVAFGVVPLIGVLLLSFTSWNRLSQDIPFTGLDSWRTVLSDPQLPHALWVTFLIMALSWLFQTPISLLLGVFIAAQKRYRSVLAVLFFIPLLLSQAAISITYKALLDPNFGLGAGLGFEFLQQDWLGDSTLALCVVVFVVSWQFIPFHTLIYQGGIRQIPASMYEAAQIDGANRVRQFFSITLPQLKYTIITSSTLMVVGSLTFFDLIWVLTAGGPGDATRALAVDMYQRGFKADLMGPASAIAVILVLVGLALALGLRRLGGRDASASQLEGV; this comes from the coding sequence ATGACGATCGCTCCGCCCGTAGTGCACACCGCTCCGCCTGCCGCGTCCAGCGGCGGGCGGAGCGGTTCCGTCACCTGGATGGCGTGGCCGGCCGTGGTCGCGTTCGTGGCGTTCGGGGTCGTACCCCTGATCGGTGTTCTGCTCCTGAGCTTCACCTCGTGGAACCGGCTGAGCCAGGACATCCCGTTCACCGGCCTGGACAGCTGGCGCACCGTGCTCAGCGACCCGCAGCTGCCGCACGCCCTCTGGGTCACCTTCCTGATCATGGCGCTCTCCTGGCTGTTCCAGACGCCGATCTCGCTGCTGCTCGGCGTCTTCATCGCCGCACAGAAGCGGTACCGGTCGGTGCTCGCCGTGCTCTTCTTCATCCCGCTGCTGCTCAGCCAGGCCGCCATCTCGATCACCTACAAGGCGCTGCTGGACCCGAACTTCGGTCTCGGCGCCGGCCTCGGGTTCGAGTTCCTCCAGCAGGACTGGCTCGGTGACAGCACGCTGGCGCTCTGCGTCGTGGTGTTCGTGGTGTCCTGGCAGTTCATCCCGTTCCACACGCTGATCTACCAGGGCGGCATCCGGCAGATCCCGGCGTCGATGTACGAGGCCGCCCAGATTGACGGGGCGAACCGGGTACGGCAGTTCTTCAGCATCACGCTGCCGCAGCTCAAGTACACGATCATCACGTCGTCGACGCTGATGGTGGTCGGCTCGCTGACGTTCTTCGACCTGATCTGGGTGCTCACCGCCGGCGGCCCCGGCGACGCGACCCGGGCGCTGGCCGTCGACATGTACCAGCGCGGTTTCAAGGCCGACCTGATGGGCCCGGCCAGCGCCATCGCGGTGATCCTGGTCCTCGTCGGCCTGGCGCTCGCGCTCGGCCTGCGCCGGCTGGGCGGCCGGGACGCGTCGGCGAGCCAGCTCGAGGGGGTCTGA